Part of the Flavobacterium sp. KS-LB2 genome is shown below.
TGACCAATAAAGGTAGTCATTACCCAACAATCTTCTGGTTTCACTATGATATGGAGCTAAGGACAAAATCAATTTATTGGCTTCAACACAATGAGGAAATTTGGCTGGAAGAAAAGGGCTAATTTCTGATTTTGCTTCTAAAATAATATTTACAGACACATTTTTTTGTAAATTATATACAAGATCAAAAGCTAAATTTCCATTATGAATATAAATTTCGGGATTGTTTTTTTGATACTCTTCGAGCATTTTAGTATGGTCAAAAGCGTTTCCTAAAACAAAAAGTTTTGCATCGATTCTAGCTTGCGAATTTTGTTGTAAAAACAATTTAAATCCTTCAATCAATCCAGCAGGAGAACGCTGCGCCAAGAGATTCCCAGCATGCAACAGATTAAATTTCGATTTATCGAAATAGGAAGGAAACTCATTGTTTTCAACTTCATACTTGGCATTTTGATGTGGAATAATCATGCCTGTTTTGATGAAGTTTGGAAAATGACTCCCCATCCATTCCATTAATAATTGACTTGGAAAAGCACTAAATCTTGCTTTTTCTGAAACTTGAACAAAAAAAGCATCCTTAAATTCATAACCCGACTCTACCCATACATAAGGTTGTGGATAATAATGAAACGGATAAGGATCATGTACATAAGCCATCCACGCATTATGGAATTTCGGTACTTTTAAAACGGCATAATGAGGTCTAAAACTAGCCCCTTTGCTCAAAGTCAACACTAAATCGGGTTGAAATGTACTCTTTTTCAAAGATTTTACAATACTGTTGGTATCATTGAAAAAAGTAAAAGAAAATCCAAATAACTTCTCCAAGAACGGAGCTGGATTTATCTTAAAATTTCGTTGAAAAACCCGTTGAAAGCGGCTTAAAAAATACAAAGGACTGTATTTAATTTCAGGGATAGCAATACAATTAACCCCTTCTAACTGAATGTTTATCAAGGTATAATGATACACCAGAACCTCAAATCCAGCTTCAACCAAATTATGGATTAGAGCTACATTGGCTTTGGAACCGCTACTGTCTTCAATATTAATAGAATCGACTACTACGAGTATTTTCATTTTACTTTAATTAATCAAATGTGCAAAATTATATTCTAAAACCAAAATTTGTCAATCTGAGCCTGTCGAAGACTTTCTTACTTCAACAAATAATTTACTATTTTATTGCTGGCATCCCCATTTCCATAAGGATTTTGCCTATTTTCAAATCCTTTGAAATTGTCTAAAATATCTTGAATTGTATTTATTATTTTAGTTGCGTTAGTACCTACCAAGGTCGAGAATCCTGCCTGCACTCCTTCTGGCCTTTCCGAAACGGTACGAGTAACAATTACAGGCTTTCCCAATGAAGGTGCTTCTTCCTGGATACCGCCAGAATCAGTCACGATCAAGTAGGATTGTTGCATCAACCAAACAAATGCGGGATAAGAGACCGGTGCAATGAGCTGAATGTTTTTTTTATTGGACAACAATTCATGCACGACATCCTTCACTTTGGGATTCAAATGCACTGGATAAACAATAACGACATCTTCTCTTTCTGACACTTTCAGCAGTGCTTCACAAAGATTCCGAAACCCTTCTCCGATATTTTCTCGGCGATGTCCCGTTACCAATACTATTTTTTTTTCAGCTGGAAGGATCATTTTTAACTCCTCAATTTCCGGATGACTGTAATGCTCCTTTTCTATTTTATGAAGCGTCCAGAACAAGGCATCTATAACCGTGTTTCCTGTTTCTACAATAGTATCTTGCGGAATTCCCTCCTTCAACAAATGCTGTGTGGCTTGTGGAGTTGGCGTGAAATGAATATCGGCAATTCGGCTGGTAATTTGTCGGTTGATTTCTTCCGGAAATGGAGCTTGCTTTTTGTAGGTTCTCAAACCCGCTTCCACGTGACCCACTTTTATACCCAAATGAAAGGCTGCCAAAGCCACCAAAGATGAAGTGGTCGTGTCACCATGCACCAAAACCAAATCAGGTTGTTCCATCGTCAAGACTTCATCTATCTTATAGAGAATCTTGGCACTTAATCCATTCAGGGTTTGGTTGGCTTGCATCAAATCAAGGTCGTGATCCGGAACAATTTCAAAAAAATCCAACACCTGATCCAGCATTTCGCGATGTTGAGCCGTGACACATATCTTTACCTCAAACCTGCTTTTTTGGTCTTCGACTACGTCACGCTGAGCTTGTCGAAGTGTCGAGTTAAGTAGTTCATGATATAGCGGCGCCATTTTGATGGCTTCGGGACGCGTGCCAAAACAGAGCAATATTTTTTGGGAATATGTCATTCAGTTTTCGAATATAAATTAAGAAAAGTATTTAAATTTTTGTTTATATAATGCTTTCAAATAAGGCATTGTATTGATGGAATCCTTATTTTTCATATGCTACTTTTTTAAATTTCCATAATTTAGATCTACTAATAAAACAATTAGTATTTATTTTTTTTAGTAAATATTTGCAGTAAATTTTCTTCCAACGTATTAAATGAATATTGTTCAGACTTTATATGGGCTGCTGCACTCATTTCTATTCTCAATTCTTTGTGTTCCAATAAATTTATCAAAACCAATTGTAACTCTTCCTTGGTATTCCAATGATAACCATTTATTTCATCATCCACAGTTTCTTTATGCCCCCCTTTGCCAATAACAACTGGAATACATCCATGAGACATGGCTTCCACAACCGAAATTCCATAATGTTCCACAAGCATAGGTTCCTCCTTTTCATTGTTTTCATAACCACACGCACTGATGTAAAAGGCCGATTCACTTAAAAGGACAATCCTTTTTTCGGTAGAACAATTTTCGTGAAAAAATACAGGAAAACCGGTTGCCGATTCTTTCAATTGGCTTACATAATCATCGTCCTGGTTATACCCTATTAAATGCAAATTCACCTCTGTATAACCCATTCCAATTAAATCCTTGAAAACGTCAATTACAACATCCTGGCGCTTGGAACGCTTTCCTTTATTAAACCTTCCAACACAAACCAAATCTAAATTTCTGGCCTGATTATATGTGCTTGGCACATCAATTGGTGGATAAAAAACGGCACCCTCACGTTTCCAGTAATTTTGTAACCAACACTTTGTATATTCTGAATTAACAATAATATTTTTCCAGGAATTTAAACGAATTTTTTCGCTCAAACGCTCCATTTTTACGGTGGGAAAATCACATAGAACAAAGGATTTCTTTACAAAAGTTAGTCTAGGAAAAACTATAGATTGTAGTATTACTATATCAAAAGCCTTTCTCTCTTTGAAGGCAAAATAGAGCTGTGAGAAAAAAGGCATAGGAGTTCTTTTCTGAATGGCTACTTTCAGCCCCTTGGTCTCATAACGACGGTGCAATTCTTCTAATTGAATGGTCTCGTAAAAAAAAACAGTAACATCAAATCGGTTCTTGGAAAGCATTTTTGCCATTGACAGAACATAAACTATACCACCTCCGCCAGTTGTATCCCAAGAGTTTGAATAAATGGCGACCTTCTTTTCTTTCATTTTTTATTTTATAACTTTACGAATTATTTTAAAAAATAAACTTTCTATTTTTCTTTTATATTTATAGAAAACATATTCTTTATAATATTGGTTAATTTTCAGAAAATACTTTTCTTCAAAAGCTAATTTTTGTGTTTCTTTTATGCTTGTTAGCCCAAACATATCATATATAACCAAAGGATTTTGCAATTTTTCAAACTTAATTCCTTTTTTTATGACCTTATAATTAAACTCCCAATCAGCGATAAATTTAAGTTTCTCATCAAAATTAAAATCAACAAAACACTTAAAACTGTAAATTATTGCTTGATGGCATAATGACCTATTAAAGATAAAATTATTGTCAATTTTATTTGGATAGTTTTCTAAAATTATCTCGCTAGAATATTCTTTATAAATTGGCATATAATATACCACTTTAGAAACCAATTTAGGGATTAACTTATATAAAACAGCATCGTCCGCAACTAACCGATCCCCACTATTCAAAAATAACAAATATTCCCCAGTAGCTTTTGCAACCCCTTTGTTCATTGCATTATAAATCCCTTTATCAGGTTCGCTAACCCAATAATCAAAGTTCTTGCTTTGAGTTTCTAAATATTCAGCACTCCCATCGATGGAACCACCATCAATAACGACATACTCAAACTCTCGAATTGTTTGATTCATAACACTCTCTACAGTTCTTTTCAACCCTTCGAGGTTGTTGTAATTGATTGTTATTATGGTGAGCTTTTTATTCAAAAAAGAATTAATTTAAAATTTTTTTTACCATTTTTTTAAAGAGTGGAGGGGTAATATTATATAATATAACTTTAAACAAACTCTTCGCCTCTACCTTCTCCTCAACTTTAATATAAATACATTTAATTTCTGAAAACAAAGCAATTTTGTTTTGTAATAATTTATTATGATATTGAGTGTACAAATCATAAATTTCTTTTGATAAAATTACTGAATTATATCTATTGTATGATTTTGAAAACAACTCTGGCTTTGTAAAATTATAAGAACTAAAATGATAAAACACTAATCTAGAGCCATCTACCATTATACATTTATCATCAACAAGCTCTATTGTGTTTCTTTCGTGTAAATTCCAAGGGGCAACATTGAAACCATATTCTTCAAGAACCTTGACTTTTTTGAAAAATATGGGAGCCAAATTAAGCCATAATTGGTCAACAAATAAACCTTGAGCGACTCTATTAAAACCAATTTTTAATGTTTTATCCTCCCACCAATCTAGTAAATTTAATGCGTTTTGACTTTTGGGATTTAAACCCAAAAAACCTAAATTATAGATACCAAAATTTAAAAATAAATTTTCATAAGGAGACAAATTATCAACCCCTATTGGATTTAAAATATGTGGTGTTAACAAAACATCATTCTCCTTCAAATGTTCCTCCAATAACAATAAATTATCAAATATCTGAATATCAGGATCAAAATAAATAATAGTTTCTAAGTCTTCATACTTATTAATGAAATACTTAAAAAAAGAGGGTTTAATTGAGGTATTCAGTTCAATTATATCATATTTTTTTATTATTTCATCAAAACAATAAATGTTAATTTGAGAAACAGGAAGAATCTCTATATTTCCAAAAAAAGAATAGTCAATCTCATTCGATAGTTCATCACACAAACCAATGATAAACTTATAATTTGGATTTTTTTCAAACAAAGAATCTCCCAAAGTTTTAGCCTGTGCTAAATAATTATTGGAACAAATAGTAAAGGCTAATTTCATAAATTAATTAATAAACTTTAATTCTACTGATGACACATCTGCCATCACACAATTTAGTGATATTTTTAGTAACTGTTGCATTTGTTGCAATTATGCTATTTCACCAGTTGAGGCATTTGGCATTTTGACGATGCCTCCAAATATCCAATTATTATTCTTTATAAATACTGTTTCTAAAATTACAAGGTCGATTCTTAGGGGCTAATTTCAATCGAAACCAATAGCCCATTTTTTATCAGATAATTTACTTAAATCAATATATAAAATACTTTAATCTATTTTAATATTTCTTTGGTAGATTCCAAATAGGAAGTTCCCCATTTTTGACAAGATTCTAAATGATTTCCTTCCGCCCATTCATTCCAAGCATTTATAAATAAAAAATTCTCAGGAACCGACTCCCAAGGATAATTTTCTTTAATGTGACTTAACCATAATTTATATTTTTCAGGTGTCGAATTATGTAGTATAAAAGGATTTAATTTACGCCTTGCCGAATTGTCCCACATAGGTGTAATTCCGGGATAAACATTTTTTCTAAAACCTTTCTCTATCTGACGGGACATAAAAATAGAATAATCAATGTAATAATGTAAGTTCGCTACTTTAACTTTCATTTTCTTTTTTATTCTTCTTATAGCTTTCTCCACAAAGGTTCTTGGAGGCGATACCAAAGCGGGCAAATTCAAAAAATTAGGTTGAAACTCAAATGCAAAATCGAAGACATCACTTTTGGGTTCATACTGAACCGCTCCATTTTGAGCATACCCTATATACAAATCAGGAAAACCGGCCTCTTTAACTGCGGTTCGCCAAATTGCAATCGTTTTTTGTATGTCTGGAAAAACACCTGGTCTGTAAATAATAAACATGGGTTTCCCATCTACTTTGATATATCTATCGTCCTTGAAATAAGAAATCAAATGTTGAATATGGATAGCATCATCTTCAAAATCATATTCTTGATGTAGCAATACTTCCTTATCTAGGCCATCCCATGTTCTAGTCCAGTTTTCATTTGCCCAACACATCATAAAAGGCAGATTCTCCTGAGGATTCTTGAGTTTTCTATCTAAGGGTTCATACAACATTTTTTTACCATTAAACCAATAATGATAATAACAAAAGCCATAAATACCATATTCTTTGGCTTGAGTCTCCTGAGCCTGTCTAGATTCTTCTAGACGCAAATCATAAAAGCCCAAATCAGCAGGCAAATGAGGCTGATAATGTCCCTCGAACAGTGGCTTAGCTTTCGTTACATTAGTCCATTCCGTAAAGCCTTTCCCCCACCACTGATCATTTTCAGGAATGGGGTGGAATTGCGGTAGATATATCGCTATGGCTTTTATTTTCATTTGAAACATAACTTAAATAATTTCTTGCGTAATATTAAAAATATTGGCGGAACAAATAACTTAAAAACCTTTGTGAGATTAAGATCTTTTTTATTTTCTAAAAGTTTCAATTTCTTCAAGCTAAGTTCCAAAGCCTTCTTGTCTCCGATACTTTCAAAAAAGTTTTTATTCATTTTACAGGCAAGTATAAATCCCTTAGTCATTTTTTTATTGTCCGCACACATTGCCTCATTATGAATTCGATAACTAACTAATGTCTGAGTCAAATTAAAAATACCAGAAGAAGAATAAAATAATTGTACCCAAAAAACCCAATCTTCATGATTGGGAAGTGATTCATCAAATTTCACTGTCTTTTGATTCAATAATTTAGACTTAAATAAAACACAATGACATGGTATGGACAGTTCTAATTCCCATTTATTAATAATATCTTTTTTATAAGTTACTAAATCAGGAAAGGGATTCATATATCTTCTGCTCAAAAAAGCACCAGTCTCCTCATCAAAAGGAAAATAATCACATATAACAACATCAATATTATTACTAAAACAAGCCAACTGTTTCTCCAATTTATATTTATTAAGCAAATCATCCGAATCCAAAAACTGGATAAAATCACCTTTTGATACAGCCAAGCCAGCATTCCTCGCACTACTCAACCCCCCATTTTCTTTTTCCAAATAAATAAACCTCCTATCTTTCTCCACCCACTTTTTGGACAGTTCTGCTGTATGGTCAGGACTACCATCATTGACAATGATACATTCCCAATTGGTGTAAGTTTGATGCAACACAGATTGTAATGCATCATCCAAGAATTGGGCTTGATTGTAACAAGGAACTATGATGGAGACTAACCTATTTAACATATTTTTGTTTCACTTTTTTTAAAATAAAATATACTAAATCTTTTAATGAAAAAAATTGTTCATTATATAAATTTTCAATGATTTGTTTTTTTTCAAAATAATTTAAAAACTTGTTTTTATAATAATTCTTCAAAAGATATTTATCATAATTTAGATCATTTACCTCAAGCCAAGACCCTTCAAAATGATGAACAGCATAATTTTTTTCAATGTCTAAACAGAAGTAATTAGAAGGGTATATACAAATCCCATCTTGAAGATTTTGAATTTCATCTTTATTTGGATCAACTTTATAAAAATTAATTAAAAAATCAGACACTATTCTTGTATTTGTTCTGTCTGTAAAAGACTCTAAACCATCATAATAATCTAGAATTTTTTTAGGCCAGTTATGTTTTTTTTTTGCACCCCATAAAGCAGTAAAAGGAAATCCAAATTCTTCAAATCCAGTAAAAGCTTCATGATGTAAAAAAATGTCTAAATTATGTCTTATTTCGACATCGGTATCTAGATAAATTCCTCCTACAGTATACAAAGCAAATGCTCTTACATAATCAGTTACAAAAGCCCATTTTTTATTATTATAAGCTTCTCTTACAAAAACATTAACCTGAATATCAAAATTATTTTCATTCCATTCTACAATCTCATAATCTGGTAAATTAACTTTCCATGAATTAATACATTGTTCAATTAATAACGACTTTGGGTTTTGGCCAAACCAACAATAATGAATAATTTTTGGTATCATTAATTAACTTTTAATCATTATAATATTTGGGACAATTGAAATTGGCCCAGGAAATCTTCCCATAAAAAAATCTCCTTTTCGAAAACCATCATCACTCACTATAAATTGGCAACAATTTTTTGAAATATCAAATAGATTTCCGAATTTGTCATTGAAATGTAAATTTATTTTATACTCACCAATATTTAATATGTATTTCGGTATTTTTATTTTCATTGTATAATTTCCTGCCTTAAGTATATTTATTTCTTTATTAATATGATATGTATTTATCGCAGTTATAATTTCATCATACGCATCATATATAGCAACACAAAAACCTAAATCAGGATAGTCAGATTTTACATAAAATTTAATATTTACAAAAATATCTTCTCCATTTTTAAATGAGGTCTTTACGTTGTAATTATTATCTTCCAAATGAATGTAGTTGCATATAAACTGTATATTTTCAAAATAAAAATTATTTAACTTTTTATCAATGTTTAAATATTGTTGTACAGTTTTAGAAACATCACCGTCAAATATAATACCGCCATTATTTAACAATAATCCTCTAGTACACAGCTGTTCCACAGCCGCCATATTATGACTCACAAACAATACCGTTCTACCCCCTTTTTGTGAAATATCCCGCATCTTACCAATAGCTTTTTTCTGGAACTCCGCATCACCCACGGCCAAAACCTCATCGATAATCAAAATTTCAGGCTCCAAAAAAGCAGCCACAGCAAAGGCCAAACGCACCGTCATTCCGGAGCTGTAACGTTTTACAGGTGTATCAATATATCGTTCACAACCTGAAAAATCAATAATTTCATCTATTTTAGAAGTAATTTCTTTTTTAGTCATCCCTAAAATGGCGCCATTCAAATACACATTTTCTCGACCCGTCATTTCTCCGTTAAAGCCCGTGCCCACTTCCAACAAAGAAGCCACGCGACCGCCAAACTTAATATTTCCAGTAGTAGGCGCTGTAACGCGGGATAATATTTTTAACAGAGTAGATTTTCCTGCACCGTTTTTGCCAATAATCCCTAAAACTTCGCCACGTTCCACTTCAAAATTTATGTCTTGCAATGCCCATACATAATCGCTTTCACCCTTAGTGCTTCGATCATTGGTATCGCCAATTTTCAAATACGGGTTTTCTTTACCACGCACTTGATGCCACCAACGGTTCAAGTCATGCGCCAAAGTACCTGTACCTACTTGACCCAAGCGGT
Proteins encoded:
- a CDS encoding glycosyltransferase family 2 protein, with the translated sequence MDDALQSVLHQTYTNWECIIVNDGSPDHTAELSKKWVEKDRRFIYLEKENGGLSSARNAGLAVSKGDFIQFLDSDDLLNKYKLEKQLACFSNNIDVVICDYFPFDEETGAFLSRRYMNPFPDLVTYKKDIINKWELELSIPCHCVLFKSKLLNQKTVKFDESLPNHEDWVFWVQLFYSSSGIFNLTQTLVSYRIHNEAMCADNKKMTKGFILACKMNKNFFESIGDKKALELSLKKLKLLENKKDLNLTKVFKLFVPPIFLILRKKLFKLCFK
- a CDS encoding glycosyltransferase WbsX family protein, translated to MKIKAIAIYLPQFHPIPENDQWWGKGFTEWTNVTKAKPLFEGHYQPHLPADLGFYDLRLEESRQAQETQAKEYGIYGFCYYHYWFNGKKMLYEPLDRKLKNPQENLPFMMCWANENWTRTWDGLDKEVLLHQEYDFEDDAIHIQHLISYFKDDRYIKVDGKPMFIIYRPGVFPDIQKTIAIWRTAVKEAGFPDLYIGYAQNGAVQYEPKSDVFDFAFEFQPNFLNLPALVSPPRTFVEKAIRRIKKKMKVKVANLHYYIDYSIFMSRQIEKGFRKNVYPGITPMWDNSARRKLNPFILHNSTPEKYKLWLSHIKENYPWESVPENFLFINAWNEWAEGNHLESCQKWGTSYLESTKEILK
- the wecB gene encoding non-hydrolyzing UDP-N-acetylglucosamine 2-epimerase, producing MTYSQKILLCFGTRPEAIKMAPLYHELLNSTLRQAQRDVVEDQKSRFEVKICVTAQHREMLDQVLDFFEIVPDHDLDLMQANQTLNGLSAKILYKIDEVLTMEQPDLVLVHGDTTTSSLVALAAFHLGIKVGHVEAGLRTYKKQAPFPEEINRQITSRIADIHFTPTPQATQHLLKEGIPQDTIVETGNTVIDALFWTLHKIEKEHYSHPEIEELKMILPAEKKIVLVTGHRRENIGEGFRNLCEALLKVSEREDVVIVYPVHLNPKVKDVVHELLSNKKNIQLIAPVSYPAFVWLMQQSYLIVTDSGGIQEEAPSLGKPVIVTRTVSERPEGVQAGFSTLVGTNATKIINTIQDILDNFKGFENRQNPYGNGDASNKIVNYLLK
- a CDS encoding ABC transporter ATP-binding protein, whose protein sequence is MKDIILKAENISKQYRLGQVGTGTLAHDLNRWWHQVRGKENPYLKIGDTNDRSTKGESDYVWALQDINFEVERGEVLGIIGKNGAGKSTLLKILSRVTAPTTGNIKFGGRVASLLEVGTGFNGEMTGRENVYLNGAILGMTKKEITSKIDEIIDFSGCERYIDTPVKRYSSGMTVRLAFAVAAFLEPEILIIDEVLAVGDAEFQKKAIGKMRDISQKGGRTVLFVSHNMAAVEQLCTRGLLLNNGGIIFDGDVSKTVQQYLNIDKKLNNFYFENIQFICNYIHLEDNNYNVKTSFKNGEDIFVNIKFYVKSDYPDLGFCVAIYDAYDEIITAINTYHINKEINILKAGNYTMKIKIPKYILNIGEYKINLHFNDKFGNLFDISKNCCQFIVSDDGFRKGDFFMGRFPGPISIVPNIIMIKS
- a CDS encoding glycosyltransferase family 4 protein, whose amino-acid sequence is MKEKKVAIYSNSWDTTGGGGIVYVLSMAKMLSKNRFDVTVFFYETIQLEELHRRYETKGLKVAIQKRTPMPFFSQLYFAFKERKAFDIVILQSIVFPRLTFVKKSFVLCDFPTVKMERLSEKIRLNSWKNIIVNSEYTKCWLQNYWKREGAVFYPPIDVPSTYNQARNLDLVCVGRFNKGKRSKRQDVVIDVFKDLIGMGYTEVNLHLIGYNQDDDYVSQLKESATGFPVFFHENCSTEKRIVLLSESAFYISACGYENNEKEEPMLVEHYGISVVEAMSHGCIPVVIGKGGHKETVDDEINGYHWNTKEELQLVLINLLEHKELRIEMSAAAHIKSEQYSFNTLEENLLQIFTKKNKY
- a CDS encoding UDP-glycosyltransferase: MKILVVVDSINIEDSSGSKANVALIHNLVEAGFEVLVYHYTLINIQLEGVNCIAIPEIKYSPLYFLSRFQRVFQRNFKINPAPFLEKLFGFSFTFFNDTNSIVKSLKKSTFQPDLVLTLSKGASFRPHYAVLKVPKFHNAWMAYVHDPYPFHYYPQPYVWVESGYEFKDAFFVQVSEKARFSAFPSQLLMEWMGSHFPNFIKTGMIIPHQNAKYEVENNEFPSYFDKSKFNLLHAGNLLAQRSPAGLIEGFKLFLQQNSQARIDAKLFVLGNAFDHTKMLEEYQKNNPEIYIHNGNLAFDLVYNLQKNVSVNIILEAKSEISPFLPAKFPHCVEANKLILSLAPYHSETRRLLGNDYLYWSEVDDIEKIATLIGKTYQLWKQNPDNMLLNRRDLEDYLSTDYLKKVIVGLKIIS
- a CDS encoding glycosyltransferase family 32 protein, which codes for MIPKIIHYCWFGQNPKSLLIEQCINSWKVNLPDYEIVEWNENNFDIQVNVFVREAYNNKKWAFVTDYVRAFALYTVGGIYLDTDVEIRHNLDIFLHHEAFTGFEEFGFPFTALWGAKKKHNWPKKILDYYDGLESFTDRTNTRIVSDFLINFYKVDPNKDEIQNLQDGICIYPSNYFCLDIEKNYAVHHFEGSWLEVNDLNYDKYLLKNYYKNKFLNYFEKKQIIENLYNEQFFSLKDLVYFILKKVKQKYVK
- a CDS encoding glycosyltransferase family 2 protein, with the translated sequence MNKKLTIITINYNNLEGLKRTVESVMNQTIREFEYVVIDGGSIDGSAEYLETQSKNFDYWVSEPDKGIYNAMNKGVAKATGEYLLFLNSGDRLVADDAVLYKLIPKLVSKVVYYMPIYKEYSSEIILENYPNKIDNNFIFNRSLCHQAIIYSFKCFVDFNFDEKLKFIADWEFNYKVIKKGIKFEKLQNPLVIYDMFGLTSIKETQKLAFEEKYFLKINQYYKEYVFYKYKRKIESLFFKIIRKVIK